From a single Rosa rugosa chromosome 7, drRosRugo1.1, whole genome shotgun sequence genomic region:
- the LOC133722446 gene encoding uncharacterized protein LOC133722446 isoform X1, translating into MAAKLGMLHYVLDHVYGAFMHRTKISPQFFSRGWGGKQLELPERMINQLFPEAAGQNWPPILVRPTWKTVWDSKNACLREGVFRTPCDEQLLSALPPESHNARVAFLVPKSVPPQKMACVVHLAGSYRFRPLSGTTFTSRGSARSKYTEKRRYPMVDSTKSRFALYAMAHHGFAIFLISSFICWD; encoded by the exons ATGGCAGCGAAGCTGGGAATGCTCCATTATGTATTGGACCATGTGTATGGTGCATTCATGCACAGAACCAAGATAAGCCCTCAGTTTTTTTCAAGAGGGTGGGGTGGTAAACAGCTTGAATTGCCGGAGAGGATGATTAACCAGCTATTTCCAGAGGCTGCAGGGCAGAATTGGCCTCCCATTTTGGTCCGGCCCACTTGGAAGACTGTTTGGGATAGCAAGAACGCTTGTCTTCGAGAAGGGGTGTTCAGAACTCCTTGTGATGAGCAGCTTCTTAGTGCATTGCCTCCTGAGAGTCACAACGCGAGAGTTGCTTTTCTTGTTCCGAAATCGGTTCCCCCTCAGAAAATGGCTTGTGTGGTTCACCTTGCAG GATCTTACAGGTTTCGTCCCCTGTCGGGAACAACTTTTACTAGTAGGGGCTCAGCCCGAAGCAAATATACTGAGAAAAGAAGATATCCTATGGTTGATTCTACGAAGAGTAGATTCGCCCTTTATGCTATGGCTCATCACGGTTTTgcaatattcttaatttcttcctTCATCTGTTGGGATTGA
- the LOC133722446 gene encoding uncharacterized protein LOC133722446 isoform X2, whose amino-acid sequence MAAKLGMLHYVLDHVYGAFMHRTKISPQFFSRGWGGKQLELPERMINQLFPEAAGQNWPPILVRPTWKTVWDSKNACLREGVFRTPCDEQLLSALPPESHNARVAFLVPKSVPPQKMACVVHLAGFVPCREQLLLVGAQPEANILRKEDILWLILRRVDSPFMLWLITVLQYS is encoded by the exons ATGGCAGCGAAGCTGGGAATGCTCCATTATGTATTGGACCATGTGTATGGTGCATTCATGCACAGAACCAAGATAAGCCCTCAGTTTTTTTCAAGAGGGTGGGGTGGTAAACAGCTTGAATTGCCGGAGAGGATGATTAACCAGCTATTTCCAGAGGCTGCAGGGCAGAATTGGCCTCCCATTTTGGTCCGGCCCACTTGGAAGACTGTTTGGGATAGCAAGAACGCTTGTCTTCGAGAAGGGGTGTTCAGAACTCCTTGTGATGAGCAGCTTCTTAGTGCATTGCCTCCTGAGAGTCACAACGCGAGAGTTGCTTTTCTTGTTCCGAAATCGGTTCCCCCTCAGAAAATGGCTTGTGTGGTTCACCTTGCAG GTTTCGTCCCCTGTCGGGAACAACTTTTACTAGTAGGGGCTCAGCCCGAAGCAAATATACTGAGAAAAGAAGATATCCTATGGTTGATTCTACGAAGAGTAGATTCGCCCTTTATGCTATGGCTCATCACGGTTTTgcaatattcttaa